One window from the genome of Choloepus didactylus isolate mChoDid1 chromosome 2, mChoDid1.pri, whole genome shotgun sequence encodes:
- the GATAD2B gene encoding transcriptional repressor p66-beta isoform X2: protein MDRMTEDALRLNLLKRSLDPADERDDVLAKRLKMEGHEAMERLKMLALLKRKDLANLEVPHELSTKQDGSGVKSYEEKLNGNLRPHGDNRTAGRPGKENINDEPVDMSARRSEPDRGRLTPSPDIIVLSDNEASSPRSSSRMEERLKAANLEMFKGKGIEERQQLIKQLRDELRLEEARLVLLKKLRQSQLQKENVVQKTPVVQNAASIVQPSPAHVGQQGLSKLPTRPGAQGVEPQNLRTLQGHSVIRSATNTTLPHMLMSQRVIAPNPAQLQGQRGPPKPGLVRTTTANMNPAINYQPSSSSVPCQRTTSSAIYMNLASHIQPGTVNRVSSPLPSPSAMTDAANSQAAAKLALRKQLEKTLLEIPPPKPPAPLLHFLPSAANSEFIYMVGLEEVVQSVIDSQGKGCASLLRVEPFVCAQCRTDFTPHWKQEKNGKILCEQCMTSNQKKALKAEHTNRLKNAFVKALQQEQEIEQRLQQQAALSPTAAPSVSSVSKQETIMRHHTLRQAPQPQSSLQRGIPTSARSMLSNFAQAPQLSVPGGLLGMPGVNIAYLNTGIGGHKTPSLADRQREYLLDMIPPRSISQSISGQK, encoded by the exons ATGGATAGAATGACAGAGGATGCACTTCGCCTGAATCTGTTGAAACGAAGCTTGGACCCAGCAGATGAGCGAGATGATGTCCTGGCAAAGCGGCTCAAAATGGAGGGTCATGAGGCCATGGAACGCCTGAAGATGTTGGCACTGCTCAAAAGAAAGGATTTGGCAAACCTTGAAGTGCCACACGAATTATCTACCAAACAGGATGGCAGTGGTGTCAAGAGCTATGAAGAGAAACTCAATGGGAATCTCAGACCCCATGGAGACAACAGGACTGCTGGAAGGCCaggcaaagaaaatatcaatgatGAGCCTGTGGATATGAGTGCTAGACGAAG TGAGCCAGACCGAGGAAGGCTGACCCCCTCCCCAGACATCATTGTTCTGTCTGATAATGAGGCTTCCAGTCCCCGTTCCAGCTCCCGAATGGAAGAAAGACTCAAAGCAGCCAACCTAGAGATGTTTAAG GGGAAAGGCATCGAGGAACGACAGCAGCTCATCAAGCAGCTGAGGGATGAGCTGCGATTGGAAGAAGCCCGACTGGTGCTGCtaaagaaactgagacagagTCAGCTACAGAAAGAGAATGTGGTCCAGAAG ACTCCAGTTGTACAGAATGCAGCATCTATTGTTCAGCCATCTCCTGCCCATGTGGGGCAGCAGGGTCTATCCAAACTTCCTACCCGGCCTGGGGCCCAAGGAGTTGAACCTCAAAATTTGAGAACATTACAG ggTCACAGTGTCATCCGTTCAGCAACCAACACCACTCTCCCACACATGTTGATGTCTCAACGTGTTATTGCACCAAACCCAGCCCAGCTGCAGGGTCAGCGGGGCCCACCTAAACCTGGCCTTGTACGTACCACAACAGCGAACATGAATCCTGCCATCAATTACCAGCCG TCAAGTTCTTCTGTCCCCTGTCAGCGCACAACATCCTCTGCCATCTATATGAACCTTGCCTCACATATCCAGCCAGGGACCGTGAACAGAGTATCCTCACCACTTCCTAGCCCCAGCGCCATGACTGATGCAGCCAACTCACAGGCTGCAGCCAAATTGGCTCTTCGCAAGCAGCTGGAAAAGACACTCCTGGAGATTCCACCCCCTAAACCTCCTGCTCCCTTACTTCACTTCCTGCCTAGCGCAGCCAATAGCGAGTTTATTTACATGGTAGGCTTGGAAGAAGTCGTACAGAGTGTCATTGACAGCCAAG GTAAAGGCTGTGCTTCACTTTTGCGGGTCGAACCCTTTGTATGTGCTCAGTGCCGCACAGATTTCACCCCTCACTGGAAGCAGGAAAAGAATGGTAAGATTCTGTGTGAGCAGTGTATGACCTCCAATCAGAAGAAGGCTCTAAAGGCTGAACACACCAACCGGCTGAAAAATGCTTTTGTTAAAGCCCTACAGCAGGAACAG GAAATTGAACAGCGATTACAGCAGCAGGCAGCCCTCTCCCCCACTGCGGCTCCATCTGTGTCCAGTGTCAGTAAACAGGAGACTATCATGAGACATCACACACTTCGACAG GCTCCACAGCCCCAGAGCAGCCTCCAGCGTGGCATACCCACATCTGCCCGCTCTATGCTTTCCAACTTTGCACAGGCACCCCAGCTGTCTGTGCCAGGTGGCCTCCTTGGCATGCCAG GTGTCAACATTGCATACTTGAACACCGGCATCGGAGGACACAAAACCCCCAGTTTGGCAGACCGGCAGCGGGAATACCTTTTAGACATGATCCCTCCCCGGTCTATATCTCAGTCCATCAGTGGACAGAAATAA
- the LOC119517427 gene encoding immunoglobulin superfamily DCC subclass member 3-like → MSSQTWSLPPPTPSTWHAYSAEGTSQDSAPIHTSTMGSTPAALGFSTKVLNATSIQASWELPTQLEPIQGFKLFHRKLPAAHFEGPLLLASSVSSFLCTDPESKAGCSCSQDESSSLPGVVVGVHVGLAALIVCLPASS, encoded by the exons ATGTCCTCCCAAACCTGGAGCCTGCCACCACCTACTCCATCCACTTGGCATGCGTACTCAGCAGAGGGGACCAGCCAGGACTCTGCTCCCATCCACACCTCCACCATGGGTAGCA CCCCTGCTGCCCTGGGCTTCTCTACCAAAGTGCTCAATGCTACCTCCATACAGGCCTCCTGGGAACTGCCAACCCAGCTGGAGCCCATCCAAGGCTTCAAACTTTTTCACCGGAAGCTGCCAGCTGCCCATTTTGAGGGGCCCCTACTGTTGGCTAGCAGTGTCAGCTCCTTCCTCTGCACAGACCCAG AGTCCAAGGCTGGCTGCTCTTGCAGCCAGGATGAGAGCAGCTCATTGCCTGGGGTTGTAGTGGGCGTCCATGTGGGCCTGGCTGCCCTCATCGTTTGCCTCCCTGCATCTTCCTGA
- the GATAD2B gene encoding transcriptional repressor p66-beta isoform X1 translates to MDRMTEDALRLNLLKRSLDPADERDDVLAKRLKMEGHEAMERLKMLALLKRKDLANLEVPHELSTKQDGSGVKSYEEKLNGNLRPHGDNRTAGRPGKENINDEPVDMSARRSEPDRGRLTPSPDIIVLSDNEASSPRSSSRMEERLKAANLEMFKGKGIEERQQLIKQLRDELRLEEARLVLLKKLRQSQLQKENVVQKTPVVQNAASIVQPSPAHVGQQGLSKLPTRPGAQGVEPQNLRTLQGHSVIRSATNTTLPHMLMSQRVIAPNPAQLQGQRGPPKPGLVRTTTANMNPAINYQPQSSSSVPCQRTTSSAIYMNLASHIQPGTVNRVSSPLPSPSAMTDAANSQAAAKLALRKQLEKTLLEIPPPKPPAPLLHFLPSAANSEFIYMVGLEEVVQSVIDSQGKGCASLLRVEPFVCAQCRTDFTPHWKQEKNGKILCEQCMTSNQKKALKAEHTNRLKNAFVKALQQEQEIEQRLQQQAALSPTAAPSVSSVSKQETIMRHHTLRQAPQPQSSLQRGIPTSARSMLSNFAQAPQLSVPGGLLGMPGVNIAYLNTGIGGHKTPSLADRQREYLLDMIPPRSISQSISGQK, encoded by the exons ATGGATAGAATGACAGAGGATGCACTTCGCCTGAATCTGTTGAAACGAAGCTTGGACCCAGCAGATGAGCGAGATGATGTCCTGGCAAAGCGGCTCAAAATGGAGGGTCATGAGGCCATGGAACGCCTGAAGATGTTGGCACTGCTCAAAAGAAAGGATTTGGCAAACCTTGAAGTGCCACACGAATTATCTACCAAACAGGATGGCAGTGGTGTCAAGAGCTATGAAGAGAAACTCAATGGGAATCTCAGACCCCATGGAGACAACAGGACTGCTGGAAGGCCaggcaaagaaaatatcaatgatGAGCCTGTGGATATGAGTGCTAGACGAAG TGAGCCAGACCGAGGAAGGCTGACCCCCTCCCCAGACATCATTGTTCTGTCTGATAATGAGGCTTCCAGTCCCCGTTCCAGCTCCCGAATGGAAGAAAGACTCAAAGCAGCCAACCTAGAGATGTTTAAG GGGAAAGGCATCGAGGAACGACAGCAGCTCATCAAGCAGCTGAGGGATGAGCTGCGATTGGAAGAAGCCCGACTGGTGCTGCtaaagaaactgagacagagTCAGCTACAGAAAGAGAATGTGGTCCAGAAG ACTCCAGTTGTACAGAATGCAGCATCTATTGTTCAGCCATCTCCTGCCCATGTGGGGCAGCAGGGTCTATCCAAACTTCCTACCCGGCCTGGGGCCCAAGGAGTTGAACCTCAAAATTTGAGAACATTACAG ggTCACAGTGTCATCCGTTCAGCAACCAACACCACTCTCCCACACATGTTGATGTCTCAACGTGTTATTGCACCAAACCCAGCCCAGCTGCAGGGTCAGCGGGGCCCACCTAAACCTGGCCTTGTACGTACCACAACAGCGAACATGAATCCTGCCATCAATTACCAGCCG CAGTCAAGTTCTTCTGTCCCCTGTCAGCGCACAACATCCTCTGCCATCTATATGAACCTTGCCTCACATATCCAGCCAGGGACCGTGAACAGAGTATCCTCACCACTTCCTAGCCCCAGCGCCATGACTGATGCAGCCAACTCACAGGCTGCAGCCAAATTGGCTCTTCGCAAGCAGCTGGAAAAGACACTCCTGGAGATTCCACCCCCTAAACCTCCTGCTCCCTTACTTCACTTCCTGCCTAGCGCAGCCAATAGCGAGTTTATTTACATGGTAGGCTTGGAAGAAGTCGTACAGAGTGTCATTGACAGCCAAG GTAAAGGCTGTGCTTCACTTTTGCGGGTCGAACCCTTTGTATGTGCTCAGTGCCGCACAGATTTCACCCCTCACTGGAAGCAGGAAAAGAATGGTAAGATTCTGTGTGAGCAGTGTATGACCTCCAATCAGAAGAAGGCTCTAAAGGCTGAACACACCAACCGGCTGAAAAATGCTTTTGTTAAAGCCCTACAGCAGGAACAG GAAATTGAACAGCGATTACAGCAGCAGGCAGCCCTCTCCCCCACTGCGGCTCCATCTGTGTCCAGTGTCAGTAAACAGGAGACTATCATGAGACATCACACACTTCGACAG GCTCCACAGCCCCAGAGCAGCCTCCAGCGTGGCATACCCACATCTGCCCGCTCTATGCTTTCCAACTTTGCACAGGCACCCCAGCTGTCTGTGCCAGGTGGCCTCCTTGGCATGCCAG GTGTCAACATTGCATACTTGAACACCGGCATCGGAGGACACAAAACCCCCAGTTTGGCAGACCGGCAGCGGGAATACCTTTTAGACATGATCCCTCCCCGGTCTATATCTCAGTCCATCAGTGGACAGAAATAA